A single window of Malus sylvestris chromosome 5, drMalSylv7.2, whole genome shotgun sequence DNA harbors:
- the LOC126624469 gene encoding plastid division protein PDV2-like: MEEEGIGLVLGRATELRLKISNCIHKGNHSPPKRENGVLVDGKAADKVEEEKEEEELEEEEAHKLFNICDALESLENQLSSLQALQQQQTYEREVALSEIESSRKMLVDKLKEYKGEDLEVLCEASAFAGETVEHNNDLLLPPYPSRSPHTLSLQNCYLPPTHKLIRNGIITGDPTNDAKKNSSETDKLQNGSKKRLGFFLSTAAKTMLTLVGVASVLRLSGFGPKFVRSNVTFKISGLFQQPTEEKRSTIECPPGRVLVVEDGKARCVVKERVEVPFSSVVARPDVNFGCG, from the exons atggAAGAAGAGGGCATTGGGTTGGTTCTGGGAAGAGCCACAGAGCTGAGATTGAAGATCAGCAACTGCATCCACAAAGGAAATCACTCTCCACCcaaaagagaaaatggagtcctCGTCGACGGCAAAGCAGCagacaaagtagaagaagaaaaagaagaagaggaactAGAAGAGGAAGAGGCACATAAGCTTTTCAACATCTGCGACGCCCTCGAATCCCTTGAGAACCAGCTTTCTTCCTTACAG GCTTTACAACAGCAGCAAACGTATGAAAGGGAAGTTGCCCTTTCTGAGATTGAAAGCAGCCGCAAGATGCTAGTCGACAAGCTTAAAGAGTACAAAGGGGAGGATTTAGAAGTGTTATGTGAGGCTTCTGCTTTTGCAGGTGAAACAGTAGAACACAACAATGATCTTTTGCTTCCACCATATCCAAGCCGCTCTCCGCACACTCTTTCTCTACAAAATTGCTATTTACCACCCACACACAAGTTGATACGAAATGGGATAATCACCGGTGACCCAACAAATGACGCAAAGAAGAATTCGAGCGAGACAGACAAGTTGCAGAATGGATCCAAAAAAAGGTTGGGATTTTTCCTAAGCACAGCAGCCAAGACTATGCTTACTCTTGTTGGTGTGGCATCTGTATTACGCCTGTCTGGTTTTGGGCCTAAATTTGTGAGAAGTAATGTCACTTTCAAAATATCAGGCCTTTTTCAGCAACCAACTGAAGAAAAGAGGTCAACCATTGAGTGCCCACCTGGGAGAGTCCTTGTGGTGGAAGATGGGAAGGCTCGATGTGTTGTGAAAGAGAGAGTTGAAGTTCCCTTCTCTTCTGTTGTTGCAAGACCAGATGTAAACTTTGGGTGCGGTTAA
- the LOC126624471 gene encoding DNA-directed RNA polymerases II, IV and V subunit 11 yields the protein MNAPDRYERFVVPEGTKKVSYERDTKIINAASFTIEREDHTIGNILRMQLHRDENVLFAGYKLPHPLQYKIIVRIHTSSQSSPMQAYNQAINDLDKELDHLKNGFEAEVAKHSVEY from the exons ATGAATGCCCCAGACCGATATGAACGGTTTGTCGTTCCGGAGGGAACAAAAAA GGTGTCGTATGAGAGGGACACGAAAATCATAAATGCAGCATCATTTACAATTGAGAGAGAGGACCACACCATCGGCAACATCCTCCGCAT GCAGCTACACAGGGACGAGAATGTTTTGTTTGCCGGCTACAAGCTTCCTCACCCCCTTCAGTACAAGATTATTGTCAGG ATTCACACAAGCAGCCAGTCTTCACCAATGCAGGCATACAACCAGGCTATTAATGATCTTGACAAGGAACTTGACCATTTGAAGAACGGTTTTGAG GCTGAAGTTGCAAAGCATTCAGTGGAGTACTAG